The Streptomyces sp. HUAS CB01 genome has a segment encoding these proteins:
- a CDS encoding diacylglycerol kinase, giving the protein MSAPDQLLVVIDPVARRIDGESVRIAKDVLCAGSAAKICLPDGPEEFSRALARRGSRRPVVIGDDRALLRAVGLLHRARELADEALSLVPVGAGASVEVARSLGVPTGAVAAARAVLDGAAHPLDLLADDSDGVVLADLRIPAGPGAAVAGAAAQAGSVWHTCRSLVRTLVRPVPPAPAGVRTHRLRVEADGVLLSDLDEPVEDVRVRAADGAAEVTVHRRSDAGAVRTLAKVVTVSGADFRYRADALVAGPVRRRTWTLRPRAWSLTLPGPMAAAE; this is encoded by the coding sequence GTGTCGGCTCCCGACCAGCTCCTGGTGGTCATCGACCCGGTCGCCCGCCGTATCGACGGCGAGTCCGTTCGTATCGCGAAGGATGTGCTGTGTGCCGGGTCGGCGGCGAAAATCTGCCTGCCCGACGGGCCCGAGGAATTTTCCCGCGCCCTGGCCCGGAGGGGTTCCCGGCGCCCTGTCGTGATCGGTGACGACCGTGCGCTGCTGCGCGCCGTGGGTCTGCTGCACCGGGCCCGGGAGCTCGCCGACGAGGCCCTGTCACTGGTCCCGGTCGGGGCCGGCGCGTCCGTGGAGGTGGCCCGCTCGCTGGGCGTGCCGACCGGTGCGGTGGCGGCCGCCCGGGCGGTCCTCGACGGAGCGGCCCACCCTCTGGATCTGCTCGCCGACGACAGCGACGGAGTGGTGCTGGCCGATCTGCGCATCCCGGCCGGTCCGGGCGCCGCGGTCGCGGGGGCGGCGGCTCAGGCCGGCTCGGTGTGGCACACCTGCCGCTCCCTGGTCCGCACCCTGGTCCGTCCCGTTCCGCCGGCACCGGCCGGGGTACGGACGCACCGGCTGCGGGTCGAGGCCGACGGAGTCCTGCTGAGCGATCTGGACGAGCCGGTCGAGGACGTACGCGTGCGGGCGGCCGACGGCGCCGCGGAGGTGACCGTGCACCGCAGATCCGACGCGGGGGCGGTACGGACCCTGGCCAAGGTCGTCACGGTCTCGGGCGCGGACTTCCGCTACCGCGCCGACGCGCTCGTCGCCGGCCCCGTCCGAAGACGGACCTGGACCCTGCGGCCCAGGGCGTGGTCGCTGACCCTGCCGGGGCCGATGGCGGCCGCGGAGTAG
- a CDS encoding ABC transporter ATP-binding protein → MTKAISVAGLHKSFGRARALDGLDLAVETGEVHGFLGPNGAGKSTTIRILLGLLRADSGAARLLGMDPWKDAVELHRRIAYVPGDVTLWRNLSGGEVIDLYGRLRGGLDRARRDRLTERFELDPTKKGRTYSKGNRQKVALVAAFASEVDVLILDEPTSGLDPLMEEVFQSCVAEERDRGRTVLLSSHVLSEVEALCDRVSIIRKGRTVESGSLADLRHLTRTSVSADLAGTPGGLARLPGVHDLDVQGPAVPSGSAGCRVRFQVETDKLDAVLRSLTDAGVRSLTCTPPTLEELFLRHYEDDLRDGAGPGGADDRGTRTEGAMAR, encoded by the coding sequence ATGACGAAGGCCATCAGCGTCGCCGGACTGCACAAGTCGTTCGGACGGGCACGCGCACTGGACGGTCTCGACCTGGCGGTCGAGACCGGTGAGGTCCACGGCTTCCTCGGGCCCAACGGCGCCGGGAAGTCCACCACCATCCGCATCCTGCTGGGACTGCTGCGCGCCGACTCCGGCGCCGCCCGGCTGCTCGGCATGGACCCCTGGAAGGACGCCGTCGAGTTGCACCGCCGGATCGCGTACGTCCCCGGCGACGTGACGCTCTGGCGCAACCTCTCCGGCGGCGAGGTCATCGACCTCTACGGCCGGCTGCGCGGCGGACTCGACAGGGCCCGCCGTGACCGGCTGACCGAGCGGTTCGAACTGGACCCCACCAAGAAGGGGCGCACGTACTCCAAGGGCAACCGGCAGAAGGTGGCCCTGGTCGCCGCGTTCGCCTCCGAGGTCGACGTGCTGATCCTCGACGAGCCGACGAGCGGGCTCGATCCGCTCATGGAGGAGGTCTTCCAGAGCTGCGTCGCCGAGGAGCGCGACCGCGGCCGGACGGTCCTGCTGTCGAGCCACGTGCTCAGCGAGGTCGAGGCGCTGTGCGACCGCGTCAGCATCATCCGCAAGGGGCGGACGGTGGAGAGCGGTTCGCTGGCGGACCTGCGGCACCTCACCCGCACCAGCGTCAGCGCCGACCTGGCGGGCACGCCCGGCGGGCTCGCGCGGCTGCCCGGTGTGCACGACCTCGACGTCCAGGGCCCGGCGGTCCCCTCCGGAAGCGCCGGATGCCGGGTCCGGTTCCAGGTCGAGACGGACAAGCTGGACGCGGTGCTGCGGTCGCTCACCGATGCCGGTGTGCGGTCGCTGACCTGCACCCCGCCCACGCTGGAGGAGCTGTTCCTCCGGCACTACGAGGACGACCTCCGCGACGGCGCCGGGCCCGGCGGAGCCGACGACCGCGGCACCCGTACGGAAGGGGCGATGGCACGATGA
- a CDS encoding cytochrome P450, translated as MDAPVFAPWSPVFTADPYPAYAELRDRGRVHWFEPTGQWLVPHHADVSALLRDRRLGRTYLHRFTHEEFGRTPPPPGREPFHTLNDNGLLDLEAPDHTRIRRLVTRAFTPRTVQALEPTVRRLAAELVRGLVKNGGGDLLADVAEPLPVAVIAEMLGIPESDRGLLRPWSADICGMFELNPSEETAARAVRASLEFSAYLRELIAERRAEPGEDLISALICAHDEGETLSEQEMVSTCVLLLNAGHEATVNTTANGWWTLFRHPGELARLRADHALLSTAVEELMRFDTPLQMFERWVLDDIEIGGTVVPRGSELALLFGSANRDPARFERPGVLDLGRVDNPHITFGAGIHYCLGAPLARVELTASFGELLREAPTMRLVAEPEWKPGYVIRGLRELRVEL; from the coding sequence ATGGATGCTCCTGTGTTCGCTCCCTGGTCGCCTGTGTTCACCGCGGACCCGTACCCCGCGTACGCGGAACTCCGCGACCGGGGACGGGTGCACTGGTTCGAGCCCACGGGGCAGTGGCTCGTACCGCACCACGCCGATGTGTCCGCCCTGCTGCGCGACCGCCGCCTCGGCCGTACGTATCTGCACCGCTTCACCCACGAGGAGTTCGGGCGCACACCCCCGCCGCCCGGGCGCGAGCCCTTCCACACGCTGAACGACAACGGGCTGCTGGACCTCGAGGCGCCGGACCACACACGGATCCGGCGGCTGGTGACCAGGGCATTCACCCCGCGGACCGTGCAGGCGCTGGAGCCCACCGTGCGCCGGCTCGCCGCCGAGCTGGTGCGCGGGCTGGTGAAGAACGGCGGCGGCGATCTGCTCGCCGACGTCGCCGAACCGCTGCCGGTCGCGGTCATCGCGGAGATGCTCGGGATTCCCGAGTCGGACCGGGGCCTGCTGCGGCCCTGGTCCGCGGACATCTGCGGGATGTTCGAGCTGAACCCGTCCGAGGAGACCGCGGCGAGGGCGGTCCGGGCCTCGCTGGAGTTCTCCGCCTATCTGCGGGAGCTGATCGCCGAGCGCCGCGCCGAGCCGGGCGAGGACCTGATCTCGGCGCTGATCTGCGCGCACGACGAGGGGGAGACGCTCAGTGAGCAGGAGATGGTGTCCACCTGCGTGCTGCTGCTGAACGCGGGGCACGAGGCCACCGTCAACACCACCGCGAACGGCTGGTGGACGCTGTTCCGCCATCCCGGGGAGCTGGCGAGGCTGCGGGCGGACCACGCGCTGCTGTCCACGGCTGTGGAAGAGCTGATGCGGTTCGACACTCCGCTCCAGATGTTCGAGCGCTGGGTCCTCGACGACATCGAGATCGGCGGCACGGTCGTCCCGCGCGGCTCCGAGCTGGCGCTGCTCTTCGGCTCGGCCAACCGGGACCCGGCCCGCTTCGAACGCCCCGGCGTACTCGACCTCGGCCGCGTCGACAACCCGCACATCACGTTCGGCGCCGGCATCCACTACTGCCTGGGCGCTCCGCTGGCCCGGGTGGAACTGACCGCTTCCTTCGGCGAACTGCTGCGGGAGGCGCCGACGATGCGGCTCGTGGCGGAGCCGGAGTGGAAGCCGGGGTATGTGATCAGGGGACTGCGGGAGCTCCGCGTGGAGCTGTGA
- a CDS encoding MFS transporter, translating to MLIASSCPSPPRPGVRRLERTLYLYAGLEDFVLLYPVYALLFAGHGLDTAEISSLFALWSLTGLLAEVPSGVWADAVSRRLLIAVGPLLTAAGFALWVLFPSYGAYAAGFVLWGVGGSLRSGAMEALVHDELERLGAASRYGRVMGRAATVSMAATAAATAAAAPAFARGGELLVGAGSVVSCLLCAAVGASLPEDRGPTGRDGGRRARRGAYTAALRAGLAEVRGSRRVRHALLLSVVVTSVWGALDEYVPLLAAATGVATATVPLLVLVVWVGVTLGSLLVGVGERFSGRTLGAAVAAGAAALAAGALNGGPGGFVLVGAGFLVFQLTDVLADARLQEAITGPSRATVTSLAGLGTGLTTLLVYGTYAGLSAHASHGAVFALLALPYLAVAVLFGRART from the coding sequence ATGCTCATCGCTTCGTCCTGCCCGTCCCCGCCACGGCCCGGTGTCCGCCGGCTCGAGCGAACGCTCTACCTCTACGCGGGCCTCGAGGACTTCGTCCTGCTCTACCCCGTCTACGCGCTGCTCTTCGCCGGGCACGGCCTGGACACCGCCGAGATCTCGTCCCTGTTCGCCCTCTGGTCGCTGACCGGTCTGCTGGCCGAGGTCCCGTCGGGCGTGTGGGCCGACGCGGTGTCCCGACGGTTGCTGATCGCCGTCGGGCCGCTGCTCACCGCGGCCGGGTTCGCGCTGTGGGTGCTGTTCCCCTCGTACGGCGCGTACGCCGCCGGGTTCGTGCTGTGGGGTGTCGGCGGTTCGCTGCGTTCCGGGGCCATGGAGGCCCTGGTCCACGACGAACTCGAACGGCTCGGCGCCGCTTCGCGTTACGGCCGGGTCATGGGGCGCGCCGCCACCGTGAGCATGGCCGCGACCGCCGCGGCCACTGCCGCCGCGGCGCCCGCCTTCGCCCGGGGCGGCGAGTTGCTGGTCGGCGCGGGCAGCGTCGTCTCCTGTCTGCTGTGCGCCGCCGTGGGCGCGTCGCTGCCGGAAGATCGGGGGCCCACGGGCCGGGACGGGGGACGGCGCGCCCGCCGCGGCGCGTACACGGCGGCCCTCCGGGCGGGGCTCGCCGAGGTCCGCGGCAGCCGTCGCGTACGGCACGCCCTGCTGCTGTCCGTGGTCGTGACCTCGGTCTGGGGCGCGCTCGACGAGTACGTACCGCTGCTGGCCGCCGCCACCGGTGTCGCGACGGCGACCGTCCCGCTGCTGGTGCTGGTGGTCTGGGTCGGGGTGACGCTCGGCTCGCTGCTGGTGGGGGTGGGCGAGCGGTTCTCGGGGCGGACGCTCGGGGCCGCCGTCGCGGCGGGCGCGGCGGCGCTCGCCGCGGGTGCGCTGAACGGCGGACCCGGCGGATTCGTCCTGGTGGGGGCCGGCTTCCTGGTCTTCCAGCTGACCGACGTGCTGGCCGACGCACGGCTGCAGGAGGCGATCACCGGCCCGAGCCGAGCGACCGTGACCTCCCTCGCCGGACTCGGCACGGGACTGACCACACTGCTGGTGTACGGGACGTACGCGGGACTGTCCGCGCACGCGTCGCACGGCGCCGTCTTCGCCCTGCTCGCCCTGCCGTACCTGGCGGTCGCCGTGCTGTTCGGCCGGGCACGGACGTGA
- a CDS encoding GbsR/MarR family transcriptional regulator → MTPMTGKARDAEAVSLFVERFAAQLVEAGMTRMPARVFAALLSSDSGAMTSAELGEQLQVSPAAVSGAVRYLSQQHMVSREREPGSRRERYRVHSDQWYEALTNRDAILKRWSDSLREGVTSLGAETPAGRRLAETVAFFDFLQDELTAMMERWRGHRERMFGPS, encoded by the coding sequence ATGACGCCGATGACCGGGAAGGCCAGGGACGCCGAGGCGGTCTCGCTCTTCGTGGAACGCTTCGCGGCCCAGCTCGTCGAGGCCGGCATGACGCGTATGCCCGCCAGGGTCTTCGCCGCGCTGCTCTCCTCCGACTCGGGCGCGATGACCTCCGCCGAGCTGGGAGAGCAGCTCCAGGTCAGCCCCGCCGCGGTGTCCGGGGCGGTGCGCTATCTGTCGCAGCAGCACATGGTCTCCCGGGAGCGCGAGCCCGGTTCCCGGCGCGAGCGCTACCGGGTCCACAGCGACCAGTGGTACGAGGCGCTCACCAACCGCGACGCGATCCTGAAGCGCTGGTCGGACTCGCTGCGCGAGGGCGTGACGAGCCTCGGCGCGGAGACGCCGGCCGGTCGCCGGCTCGCGGAGACCGTCGCGTTCTTCGACTTCCTCCAGGACGAGCTCACGGCGATGATGGAACGCTGGCGGGGGCACCGCGAGCGGATGTTCGGCCCGTCCTGA
- a CDS encoding adenylosuccinate synthase, whose protein sequence is MPALVLLGAQWGDEGKGKATDLLGGSVDYVVRYQGGNNAGHTVVVGDQKYALHLLPSGILSPGCTPVIGNGVVVDPAVLLSELSGLNERGVDTSKLLISGNAHLITSYNVTLDKVTERFLGKRKIGTTGRGIGPTYADKINRVGIRVQDLYDESILTQKVEAALEQKNQLLAKVFNRRAIETDRVVEEMLGFADQIRPYVADTTLILNNALDEGRVVLFEGGQGTLLDVDHGTYPFVTSSNPTAGGACTGAGVGPTKISRVIGILKAYTTRVGAGPFPTELFDEDGEALRRIGGERGVTTGRDRRCGWFDAVIARYATRVNGLTDFFLTKLDVLTGWEQIPVCVAYEIDGRRVEELPYSQTDFHHAKPVYEYLPGWSEDITKAKSFADLPKNAQGYVKALEEMSGAPISAIGVGPGRDETIEINSFL, encoded by the coding sequence GTGCCCGCACTTGTGCTGCTCGGTGCTCAGTGGGGTGACGAAGGCAAGGGAAAGGCCACCGACCTCCTCGGTGGATCCGTGGACTACGTGGTGCGTTACCAGGGTGGTAACAACGCCGGCCACACCGTGGTGGTCGGTGACCAGAAGTATGCGCTCCACCTCCTCCCTTCCGGAATCCTCTCGCCGGGATGCACCCCGGTCATCGGCAACGGAGTCGTCGTCGACCCGGCGGTCCTGCTCTCCGAGCTGAGCGGGCTGAACGAGCGCGGCGTCGATACGTCCAAGCTTCTGATCAGCGGAAACGCCCATCTGATCACCTCGTACAACGTCACGCTCGACAAGGTGACGGAACGGTTCCTCGGTAAGCGGAAGATCGGCACCACCGGCCGCGGCATCGGACCGACCTACGCCGACAAGATCAACCGCGTCGGCATCCGGGTCCAGGACCTGTACGACGAGTCGATCCTGACGCAGAAGGTCGAGGCGGCGCTGGAGCAGAAGAACCAGCTCCTGGCCAAGGTCTTCAACCGCCGCGCGATCGAGACGGACCGCGTCGTCGAGGAGATGCTGGGCTTCGCCGACCAGATCCGGCCGTACGTCGCCGACACCACGCTGATCCTGAACAACGCGCTCGACGAGGGCAGGGTCGTCCTCTTCGAGGGCGGTCAGGGCACGCTCCTGGACGTCGACCACGGGACGTACCCCTTCGTCACCTCCTCGAACCCGACGGCGGGCGGTGCCTGCACGGGCGCGGGCGTGGGCCCGACGAAGATCAGCCGGGTCATCGGCATCCTCAAGGCCTACACGACCCGCGTCGGCGCGGGGCCGTTCCCGACGGAGCTGTTCGACGAGGACGGCGAGGCGCTGCGCCGCATCGGCGGCGAGCGCGGTGTCACCACCGGCCGTGACCGCCGCTGCGGCTGGTTCGACGCGGTCATCGCCCGTTACGCGACCCGCGTCAACGGCCTGACCGACTTCTTCCTCACCAAGCTCGACGTGCTGACCGGCTGGGAGCAGATCCCGGTCTGCGTCGCGTACGAGATCGACGGCAGGCGCGTCGAGGAGCTCCCGTACTCGCAGACCGACTTCCACCACGCGAAGCCGGTCTACGAGTACCTGCCGGGCTGGTCCGAGGACATCACCAAGGCCAAGTCCTTCGCCGACCTGCCGAAGAACGCGCAGGGCTATGTGAAGGCGCTGGAGGAGATGTCCGGGGCACCGATCTCCGCGATCGGTGTCGGGCCGGGCCGTGACGAGACGATCGAGATCAACTCGTTCCTGTAG
- a CDS encoding ABC transporter permease — protein MTAVAETGAPYAPGTGSRPLAGTGTLLRLALRRDRIMLPVWVLVVAGTVVSGVGSMQALYDSPAERARLAASMATNGSLRSLYGPVFGDSTGALVAWRFGTFAAVLAAVMSLIVVVRHTREEEETGRQELLSSAMVGRRAPLTAALLTAGLANAAVVLLITAGLFGLGSTGALALGLAVGGTGLVFATVAAIAAQLTESARLAKGAAAAVLGLAFVLRAAGDAGTAGDPAGGLGGDSSVLTWLSPVGWAEYVRAYADERWWVLLPMLAATAAQGAAAYALAGRRDVGMGFLPTRPGPAEGRIATAGGLAWRLQRATLSGWAAGFLLAGTVFGGMADGAADLVGDNEQAREIFERMGGQSALTDAFLAAMVGMFGLIAALYAVGSVLRAHGEETSQRAEPVLANAVGRTGWAAGHLAVAFGGTVLIMLLAGAGLALGHGGDLTAVTGAALAQVPAVWTLAGVALLLYGAVPGAAAAGWAVAGLCLAIGWVGPALDVPQAVLNLSPFGHLPKLPGPRMDWPPVLILTALSAALVTAGLAAFRRRDLQT, from the coding sequence ATGACCGCCGTCGCGGAGACCGGTGCGCCGTACGCGCCCGGCACCGGCAGCCGGCCGCTCGCGGGCACGGGCACCCTGCTCCGGCTCGCGCTCCGCCGGGACCGGATCATGCTGCCCGTCTGGGTACTGGTGGTCGCCGGCACGGTCGTCAGCGGCGTCGGCTCGATGCAGGCGCTGTACGACTCCCCGGCCGAACGGGCCCGGCTCGCCGCGTCGATGGCCACGAACGGCTCGCTGCGCAGCCTCTACGGTCCGGTGTTCGGCGACAGCACCGGGGCGCTGGTCGCCTGGCGGTTCGGCACGTTCGCAGCCGTGCTGGCCGCGGTGATGAGCCTGATCGTCGTGGTGCGGCACACCCGCGAGGAGGAGGAGACGGGCCGTCAGGAACTGCTCTCCTCGGCCATGGTCGGCCGGCGCGCTCCGCTGACGGCCGCGCTGCTGACCGCGGGCCTCGCCAATGCGGCGGTGGTCCTGCTGATCACGGCGGGCCTCTTCGGGCTGGGCTCCACCGGCGCGCTCGCCCTGGGCCTCGCCGTGGGCGGCACCGGTCTGGTGTTCGCCACCGTGGCGGCGATCGCCGCGCAGCTCACCGAGAGCGCCCGGCTCGCCAAGGGAGCGGCGGCGGCGGTGCTCGGCCTCGCCTTCGTCCTGCGTGCCGCGGGCGACGCGGGCACGGCCGGCGACCCCGCCGGGGGCCTCGGCGGTGACTCGTCCGTACTGACCTGGCTCTCCCCCGTGGGCTGGGCCGAGTACGTCCGGGCCTACGCGGACGAACGCTGGTGGGTCCTGCTGCCGATGCTCGCCGCGACGGCCGCCCAGGGCGCCGCCGCGTACGCCCTCGCGGGGCGCAGGGACGTCGGCATGGGCTTCCTGCCCACGCGTCCCGGCCCCGCCGAGGGCCGGATCGCGACCGCGGGCGGACTCGCGTGGCGGCTCCAGCGCGCCACCCTGTCCGGCTGGGCGGCCGGCTTCCTGCTCGCCGGGACCGTCTTCGGGGGCATGGCGGACGGCGCGGCGGACCTGGTCGGCGACAACGAGCAGGCCAGGGAGATCTTCGAGCGGATGGGCGGGCAATCGGCCCTCACCGACGCCTTCCTCGCCGCGATGGTGGGCATGTTCGGGCTGATCGCCGCGCTGTACGCGGTCGGGTCCGTGCTGCGCGCGCACGGCGAGGAGACGTCCCAGCGCGCGGAACCGGTCCTCGCGAACGCGGTCGGCCGGACCGGCTGGGCAGCCGGTCATCTGGCCGTCGCCTTCGGCGGCACCGTACTGATCATGCTGCTCGCCGGGGCGGGCCTGGCGCTGGGCCACGGTGGCGACCTGACCGCCGTCACCGGCGCCGCACTGGCCCAGGTGCCGGCCGTGTGGACGCTCGCGGGCGTGGCGCTGCTGCTGTACGGCGCCGTCCCAGGGGCCGCGGCGGCGGGCTGGGCCGTGGCGGGACTGTGCCTCGCGATCGGCTGGGTCGGCCCGGCGCTAGACGTTCCGCAGGCGGTCCTGAACCTGTCCCCCTTCGGCCATCTGCCGAAGCTCCCGGGACCGCGGATGGACTGGCCGCCGGTGCTGATCCTGACGGCGCTGTCCGCCGCCCTGGTGACCGCGGGCCTCGCGGCCTTCCGCCGCCGCGATCTGCAGACCTGA